One window from the genome of Desulforamulus ruminis DSM 2154 encodes:
- a CDS encoding sigma-54-dependent transcriptional regulator: protein MNILLVDDDQDSRACVGNFLREMGHRVMECDSGRSALNLIASGDFSMVLSDIKMPGMSGIELLKNISFLPEGKKVDVVLFTGHGDMETAIEALRAGAYDYLLKPINVEELAAITERIADYQALRRENMILTKHFEDKLKAETEETRRQLSKLKETLARSMGLGNIGFFSETMQRIAEQANKYHTDRSIPVLIQGETGTGKEVIAKLIHYGESWENRPFVDINCAALTPSLFESELFGYEAGAFTGGLPKGQKGKLDLAQGGTLFLDEVAEIPLELQGKLLRVIQEKEFYRISGLKKVKVDVRIICATNVDITKRVEQGKFREDLYYRLKVGHILIPPLRDRKEDILPLANLFLQEFSKQKRKSFSRIGDAAAKILKGYHWPGNVRELRNAIEWVIFMYDETELKSEYLAILDRINPNHNREEKMEPKELNPEEFSLPEERFFLEEYMNKIVLKALKKYGGNKTKAAQYLGISRRSLYCKMKHIRFPNKNEEIEQ from the coding sequence GATGGGACACCGGGTAATGGAGTGTGACAGTGGGCGAAGTGCTTTAAATCTTATTGCTTCGGGCGACTTTTCCATGGTTTTATCGGATATAAAAATGCCTGGAATGTCAGGAATTGAATTGTTAAAAAATATTTCTTTTCTTCCTGAAGGCAAAAAGGTGGATGTGGTTTTATTTACCGGGCATGGTGACATGGAGACGGCCATCGAGGCCTTAAGAGCGGGAGCCTACGATTATTTGTTAAAACCCATTAACGTGGAAGAATTGGCCGCCATCACCGAGCGTATCGCTGATTATCAAGCCCTGCGCAGGGAAAACATGATACTAACCAAACATTTTGAAGATAAGTTGAAAGCTGAAACAGAAGAAACCAGAAGGCAATTATCCAAACTAAAAGAAACACTGGCCCGCTCCATGGGTTTAGGCAATATCGGTTTTTTTTCAGAAACCATGCAACGAATCGCAGAGCAAGCCAATAAATATCACACCGACCGCTCTATTCCGGTGTTAATACAGGGAGAAACCGGAACGGGAAAAGAAGTTATCGCCAAATTAATACACTATGGTGAGTCCTGGGAAAACAGACCCTTTGTGGACATTAACTGTGCGGCCTTAACGCCCAGCCTTTTTGAGAGTGAGCTTTTTGGCTATGAAGCCGGAGCTTTTACCGGAGGATTACCCAAAGGGCAAAAAGGAAAACTGGATCTTGCCCAAGGAGGGACTTTATTTTTAGATGAGGTGGCAGAGATTCCCCTGGAGCTTCAGGGAAAGTTGTTACGGGTTATCCAGGAAAAGGAATTTTACCGAATCAGCGGGCTGAAAAAAGTGAAGGTGGATGTAAGAATCATTTGTGCCACCAATGTGGATATAACCAAGAGGGTAGAGCAAGGGAAATTCCGGGAAGATTTATACTATCGGCTTAAAGTGGGTCATATTTTAATACCGCCCCTCAGGGACAGAAAGGAAGACATTCTTCCGCTGGCTAACTTGTTCCTGCAGGAATTTTCAAAGCAAAAACGAAAGAGTTTTTCCCGCATCGGAGATGCAGCAGCCAAGATTTTAAAGGGGTATCACTGGCCGGGGAATGTCCGGGAACTGCGCAATGCCATCGAATGGGTTATCTTTATGTATGACGAAACAGAACTTAAGTCCGAATATTTAGCAATCTTGGACAGGATCAATCCCAACCATAACCGGGAGGAAAAGATGGAACCCAAAGAGCTGAATCCGGAAGAATTTTCTTTACCGGAAGAAAGATTTTTTTTAGAAGAGTATATGAATAAAATTGTGCTTAAAGCACTGAAAAAGTATGGGGGGAATAAAACCAAGGCAGCTCAATATTTAGGGATTTCCAGACGTTCTTTGTATTGTAAAATGAAACATATCCGGTTTCCCAATAAAAATGAGGAAATAGAGCAATAG
- a CDS encoding Crp/Fnr family transcriptional regulator produces MSEIKLTDSEMKYLESIGSVVKYPKGQIIFATGQKTNEVYFIKTGWVKIYRTSMDGRQVSVALRYPGDFIGLAEVLSDELEREYNAEAMDNVSLLIVWRDTFNKMLSQNPIFTARVLNLMGNRLREAQNTIHDFIINPVQGRLALVLENMALRSGIAGDGNIVRVRLRVTQEELSCIVGASRQTVSSLLTLFREDGCLEYEGREITSINLEKLRSWME; encoded by the coding sequence ATGTCTGAGATTAAGTTAACGGACAGCGAAATGAAATATCTGGAATCCATTGGTTCGGTGGTGAAATATCCCAAGGGACAGATTATTTTTGCAACCGGGCAAAAAACCAACGAAGTTTATTTTATAAAGACCGGTTGGGTGAAGATCTATCGGACTTCCATGGACGGACGTCAGGTATCGGTGGCTCTCCGCTACCCCGGGGATTTTATTGGTTTGGCGGAAGTCTTAAGTGACGAACTGGAGAGAGAATACAATGCAGAGGCCATGGACAATGTTTCTCTTTTAATCGTCTGGAGAGATACCTTTAATAAAATGTTGTCTCAAAATCCCATATTTACCGCCCGGGTTTTGAACTTAATGGGCAACCGGCTAAGGGAAGCTCAGAATACCATTCATGATTTTATTATTAACCCGGTGCAGGGACGCCTGGCCCTGGTCTTAGAAAATATGGCCTTACGGTCGGGAATTGCCGGGGACGGCAACATTGTTCGCGTTCGTTTAAGAGTGACCCAGGAGGAACTGTCCTGTATTGTGGGGGCCTCCCGCCAGACCGTGTCTTCCCTTTTAACCTTATTCAGAGAAGATGGATGTTTAGAATATGAAGGAAGAGAAATAACCTCAATCAATTTAGAAAAACTAAGAAGTTGGATGGAATAG
- a CDS encoding SLC13 family permease, with amino-acid sequence MSSTTSMDLSNNKKELLTGGQGKQPGSQKNYALPGFILAWLVFAAIITMVPVSEGGLSAEGRAALAVMGWATVIWLTNALPIGISGLMIPVLLKLTGALPKIPMAFAGFTKDVTFLILGCFILAAVMQTTGLDRRIALGIVSRVKPKVGSVIKGLMAAHLVMAVLVPATNARGAVFLPIVSGLNNLFGKTGDGLRARKVLTMVGIGFASLASGIVLMHSHMSNVIVAQTINQSVGANTITWSKWAWMNWPMLGVLVIIYFWCNWILKTKNIEVPGGIEEVKMQKDALGKMSFTEWVVLVAFSMAILLWATDEFHKLGSAIVTLGVVMLLFIPGLTNLCWKKVQSNTIWGTWLLLCGSLSLVDAFGSTGVDKWLASHLVGIAPAWGWIGVTLFVCIVVQILRLGIVSNVAAVTLLAPIVAAMAPMLHLNTVAFTMAVLNVDSFAFVLPISVTACLIAYGTEEFSFAEFVKVGAPLTLMVILYTVFIMLPWYAFTGFPIWVPTN; translated from the coding sequence GTGTCAAGTACGACATCCATGGATTTATCAAACAATAAAAAGGAACTTTTAACGGGAGGCCAGGGAAAACAGCCTGGTTCGCAAAAAAACTATGCTCTGCCGGGATTTATACTGGCTTGGCTGGTGTTTGCGGCAATTATAACAATGGTCCCGGTTTCCGAAGGGGGTTTAAGCGCGGAAGGCCGGGCAGCCTTGGCGGTAATGGGGTGGGCAACCGTTATCTGGTTAACCAACGCGCTTCCCATTGGTATCTCTGGACTTATGATCCCGGTGCTTTTAAAATTAACCGGCGCGCTGCCCAAAATACCGATGGCTTTTGCCGGCTTTACCAAGGATGTAACTTTCTTGATTCTGGGTTGCTTTATCCTGGCTGCGGTGATGCAGACCACCGGATTGGACCGGCGGATTGCGCTGGGCATTGTTTCCAGAGTAAAACCCAAGGTGGGCAGCGTAATTAAGGGGTTAATGGCGGCTCACTTGGTCATGGCGGTATTGGTTCCGGCAACCAATGCCCGGGGCGCGGTTTTTCTGCCCATTGTCTCAGGTTTAAATAACCTGTTTGGCAAAACCGGGGATGGCCTCCGGGCCAGAAAAGTTCTGACCATGGTGGGAATCGGGTTTGCTTCATTGGCCTCCGGAATTGTCTTAATGCACAGCCATATGTCCAACGTCATCGTGGCCCAAACCATTAATCAGAGCGTAGGAGCCAACACCATCACCTGGAGTAAATGGGCCTGGATGAACTGGCCTATGTTGGGTGTACTGGTAATCATCTATTTCTGGTGCAACTGGATATTAAAAACCAAAAATATTGAGGTGCCCGGCGGCATCGAGGAAGTAAAGATGCAGAAGGATGCACTGGGCAAAATGTCTTTCACCGAGTGGGTGGTCCTAGTGGCCTTTTCCATGGCCATTCTTCTCTGGGCCACCGATGAGTTCCATAAGCTGGGTTCGGCTATTGTCACCCTAGGGGTGGTCATGCTGCTGTTTATCCCGGGGCTGACCAACCTTTGCTGGAAAAAGGTACAATCCAATACCATTTGGGGCACCTGGCTTTTATTGTGCGGTTCCCTGTCGCTGGTGGACGCCTTTGGAAGCACGGGAGTGGATAAATGGCTGGCCTCCCATCTGGTTGGCATAGCGCCTGCCTGGGGCTGGATCGGAGTTACACTGTTCGTTTGTATTGTAGTACAGATTCTCCGACTGGGAATAGTCAGCAATGTGGCGGCAGTGACCTTGCTGGCCCCCATTGTGGCAGCCATGGCGCCGATGCTCCATTTAAACACGGTGGCCTTTACCATGGCGGTATTAAATGTGGACAGCTTCGCCTTTGTATTGCCTATCTCAGTTACAGCCTGTCTGATTGCCTACGGTACTGAAGAGTTCAGCTTTGCGGAGTTTGTTAAAGTAGGGGCGCCCCTGACACTCATGGTCATTCTGTATACGGTTTTCATTATGTTGCCATGGTATGCCTTTACAGGATTCCCAATCTGGGTGCCGACTAACTAA
- a CDS encoding adenylyl-sulfate reductase subunit alpha, translated as MPRAQLPQTIDAAEEVRIDTDILIIGAGNAGCFAAIEAKRMNPELKVTLLEKAHIDRSGCLAGGMDAINTYIKKGRTIEDFVRWSRSQAGGLLREDLTISMAEVLNQPIEEWEEWGMPIKYEEDGDEYKTRGKWDITISGSEMKVILAEKTRESGCEIINRVVATNYLMEGNKVIGAIGFGVRDGKVYILRAKATIIATGGAAGLYKPYQNDGNDCHHQLWYSPFNVGTGFAMGIRKGAEMTTFEMRWCATRTKDFNGPIDTISVGYKTPMINCKGEQILKTRYAHLGGDAAPRFIRANLPMDEWREGRGPCYVDTTHMTQEQIYDMKYDYLNERPSYVLFLAGRAQDLSKEPIEIYGSDPYIVGGHTASGYWVDVKRATTLPGLFACGDVAGGTPNKFVGGCAAEGLLSARSAVEYVKDMELGTIDQDQITQEKDRIFAPGFRQMIVGDGVKPREMEERLQRLMDEYAGGVHQFFRMNEEGLQYALRHIHQMKEQVQYLIASDLHELMEAHEIIDRLDVAETLVHHLMYRKETRWPGWQTRADFPEKNDEKFDCFVNSRYNPETREVEMFTRPYEQLIPGDRLKA; from the coding sequence ATGCCAAGAGCCCAATTACCTCAAACCATTGATGCAGCAGAAGAAGTTCGCATTGATACGGATATTTTAATTATTGGTGCAGGAAATGCCGGATGTTTCGCGGCCATCGAAGCGAAGCGGATGAATCCGGAATTAAAAGTCACTTTATTGGAAAAAGCGCATATTGATCGCAGTGGTTGCCTAGCCGGCGGCATGGATGCCATTAACACCTATATTAAAAAAGGACGCACCATTGAGGATTTTGTACGCTGGAGCCGTTCCCAGGCCGGAGGTTTACTGCGGGAAGATCTCACCATCAGCATGGCGGAAGTATTAAACCAGCCCATTGAAGAGTGGGAAGAATGGGGTATGCCCATAAAATATGAAGAAGACGGTGATGAATATAAAACCCGCGGTAAATGGGACATCACCATCAGCGGCTCTGAAATGAAGGTCATTCTGGCGGAAAAAACCCGGGAATCCGGCTGTGAAATTATTAACCGGGTTGTAGCCACCAATTATTTAATGGAAGGCAATAAGGTTATCGGCGCCATTGGTTTTGGTGTCCGGGACGGTAAAGTCTATATCCTGCGGGCCAAGGCTACCATCATTGCCACCGGTGGTGCGGCCGGTCTATATAAACCCTATCAAAATGACGGCAACGACTGCCATCATCAGCTTTGGTATTCGCCCTTTAACGTAGGAACCGGCTTTGCCATGGGCATCCGTAAAGGTGCGGAAATGACAACCTTTGAAATGCGCTGGTGCGCAACCAGAACCAAAGATTTTAACGGACCCATTGATACCATTTCCGTGGGTTATAAAACCCCGATGATAAACTGCAAGGGAGAGCAAATTCTCAAGACCCGCTATGCTCATTTAGGCGGGGATGCGGCTCCGCGTTTTATCCGGGCCAATCTGCCCATGGATGAATGGCGTGAGGGACGGGGTCCTTGTTACGTGGATACCACCCATATGACCCAGGAACAAATTTATGATATGAAGTACGATTACCTTAACGAGCGTCCCAGCTATGTGCTGTTCCTGGCCGGCCGGGCCCAGGATTTAAGTAAGGAACCCATTGAAATCTACGGTTCCGATCCATATATTGTTGGCGGTCACACAGCCAGCGGTTACTGGGTGGATGTAAAAAGAGCCACCACTTTGCCCGGATTATTTGCCTGCGGCGATGTGGCCGGTGGTACCCCGAACAAGTTTGTGGGTGGCTGTGCCGCCGAAGGATTGCTTTCCGCCAGGTCAGCCGTTGAATACGTAAAGGATATGGAACTGGGCACAATCGATCAAGATCAGATCACTCAAGAGAAAGATCGGATTTTTGCACCGGGTTTTCGTCAAATGATTGTTGGCGATGGTGTTAAGCCCAGGGAAATGGAAGAGAGATTACAACGTTTAATGGATGAATATGCCGGTGGAGTGCATCAGTTCTTTAGAATGAATGAGGAAGGTTTGCAATATGCCCTGCGTCATATCCATCAGATGAAAGAACAAGTCCAATATTTGATTGCTTCCGATCTGCACGAACTAATGGAAGCCCATGAAATCATTGATCGTCTGGATGTGGCCGAAACGCTGGTGCACCACCTCATGTACCGCAAAGAAACCAGATGGCCGGGCTGGCAAACCCGTGCGGATTTTCCGGAAAAGAATGATGAAAAGTTTGACTGCTTTGTGAACTCCCGGTATAATCCTGAAACCCGAGAAGTGGAAATGTTTACCCGTCCCTATGAGCAGTTGATCCCCGGTGATCGTTTAAAAGCCTAA
- a CDS encoding 4Fe-4S binding protein has translation MPPVVYQEKCKGCGKCEEICPGDLLELTEEKKIVCRAPRDCWDCMACVKACQFGALETRIPYQLGYYPARLIPKMRDKEIEWTSIDIHGKVEKFLVKTRNK, from the coding sequence ATGCCGCCAGTAGTATATCAGGAAAAATGCAAGGGTTGTGGAAAGTGCGAGGAGATCTGCCCCGGAGATTTACTGGAATTAACGGAAGAAAAAAAGATTGTTTGCCGTGCCCCCAGGGATTGCTGGGATTGCATGGCCTGTGTAAAAGCCTGTCAGTTTGGTGCCCTGGAAACCAGAATACCTTATCAACTGGGATATTATCCTGCCAGACTGATCCCTAAAATGAGGGATAAGGAAATTGAATGGACCAGTATTGATATTCATGGGAAGGTAGAGAAGTTTTTAGTAAAAACCCGTAACAAGTAA
- a CDS encoding S-layer homology domain-containing protein, whose translation MSILLCLLKRNNRLFLLALMVLCLTLVPVAAWADGDIKISIADPDKPDGANYEGTTVYKVLETPTVIYGENRALGTLRVTGKEGIQEPLRQGNKILVSLPAGLSYMQVPNAENYKNYVQWPETVDGMKNQIADAPGAPGVKFIAGTPRSITLEVGNIDQNGENVFLDILFNKEDFSTVRVSKLLDIAEEYQTHPAEEVTRLDFVKIYADVVIPFDGSLKESDESLTGNFSDLPELTAKEEQAISGLIHSGLVAGYPGGAFKPEEKITRAEAVAMVGRLFPEAEQRPVFKDKLPGWAVGHINGAAARGLVIGYPDGTFRADHTIIKSEALALLQRLLESYCSPN comes from the coding sequence GTGTCCATATTGCTCTGTTTACTAAAAAGGAACAACAGACTTTTTCTATTGGCTCTCATGGTGCTTTGCCTGACCCTTGTCCCGGTTGCCGCCTGGGCAGACGGGGATATAAAAATATCCATTGCCGATCCGGACAAGCCGGATGGAGCAAACTATGAGGGAACCACGGTGTATAAGGTTTTGGAAACTCCTACCGTTATTTATGGAGAGAACCGTGCCTTGGGAACCCTGCGTGTAACCGGAAAAGAAGGCATTCAAGAACCTTTAAGGCAGGGGAACAAAATTTTGGTGAGTTTGCCGGCGGGGCTTTCCTATATGCAGGTGCCCAATGCTGAAAACTATAAGAATTATGTACAATGGCCTGAAACCGTGGATGGCATGAAAAATCAAATAGCAGACGCACCCGGTGCTCCAGGAGTTAAATTTATTGCCGGAACACCCCGCTCCATTACTTTGGAAGTAGGAAATATCGATCAAAACGGAGAGAATGTATTTCTGGATATTCTTTTTAATAAAGAGGATTTTAGCACCGTAAGGGTGAGCAAACTGCTGGACATTGCTGAAGAATATCAAACTCATCCGGCTGAAGAGGTAACCCGGCTTGACTTTGTTAAAATTTATGCCGATGTGGTGATTCCCTTTGACGGTTCCTTAAAGGAAAGCGATGAATCCCTGACGGGGAATTTTTCCGACCTGCCGGAATTAACCGCAAAGGAAGAACAGGCCATCAGCGGGCTCATTCATTCCGGTCTTGTGGCGGGGTATCCCGGAGGAGCCTTTAAACCTGAGGAAAAAATAACCAGGGCGGAAGCTGTTGCCATGGTGGGGAGATTATTTCCGGAGGCTGAGCAAAGGCCTGTTTTTAAAGATAAACTTCCTGGCTGGGCTGTGGGGCACATCAATGGGGCTGCAGCACGGGGATTGGTTATAGGTTACCCGGACGGAACCTTCCGGGCCGACCACACCATCATCAAGTCCGAAGCCCTGGCCCTTCTGCAAAGATTATTAGAATCTTATTGTAGTCCCAATTAA
- a CDS encoding PRK06851 family protein translates to MAQGRLKKVFPGGNTCQGFFSYYDHIIEPNATRIFVIKGGPGVGKSTFMCHIGEKMLQLGYDVEYHCCSSDNGSLDGVCIPSIGVALLDGTAPHVVDPKHPGAVDTIIHLGDYWNEDLIIKNKDAILKSNARVGKLFKIAYHQLAGARVIQDELTAYYREAVNMAGINKITLDIIDDVLDDAPAQFAREAKVRRLFASAFTPKGPCHHLDTVLQEVKKLYLITGDCTALAYGILGKVADHVYMNGLDSEVFHSTLEPAEVDLVVIPDLEIAVMKEIPFIQFTPQQLVNLKKVKLYNLNKHLNSSILELYGDEITYARERLHSAVHRAVDYIAAAKAEHDVMETYYIPAMNFEAINVRRDDVLAQILKYAEESGNE, encoded by the coding sequence ATGGCACAGGGGAGACTAAAAAAGGTATTTCCCGGCGGAAATACCTGTCAGGGTTTTTTCTCCTATTATGACCATATTATTGAACCGAACGCCACCCGAATTTTTGTCATAAAAGGAGGACCCGGGGTTGGGAAATCCACTTTTATGTGCCACATCGGTGAAAAAATGCTTCAACTGGGTTATGATGTGGAGTACCACTGCTGCTCATCGGACAACGGATCCCTGGACGGAGTGTGCATCCCCTCCATTGGCGTGGCTCTGCTGGACGGCACGGCTCCCCATGTGGTAGATCCTAAACACCCCGGAGCTGTGGATACCATTATTCATCTGGGAGATTATTGGAATGAAGATTTAATCATTAAAAATAAGGACGCCATTCTTAAGTCCAACGCCCGGGTGGGCAAACTATTTAAGATTGCCTATCATCAATTGGCCGGAGCCAGAGTCATTCAAGATGAATTGACCGCCTATTACCGGGAAGCCGTAAATATGGCGGGAATAAACAAAATCACCTTAGATATCATAGACGATGTACTGGACGACGCCCCTGCTCAGTTTGCCCGGGAGGCCAAAGTCCGCCGCCTGTTTGCCTCCGCCTTTACCCCTAAAGGGCCCTGCCACCATTTGGATACCGTCCTTCAGGAGGTAAAAAAGCTTTACCTGATTACCGGCGACTGCACTGCCCTGGCTTACGGGATCTTGGGAAAAGTGGCTGATCATGTGTACATGAACGGGTTAGACAGCGAAGTATTTCATTCCACCCTTGAACCCGCCGAAGTAGACCTAGTGGTGATTCCGGACCTGGAAATCGCTGTAATGAAGGAAATTCCTTTCATCCAATTTACACCCCAGCAGTTGGTCAACCTTAAAAAAGTGAAACTGTATAACCTGAACAAACACCTGAATTCCAGCATCCTGGAACTATACGGGGATGAAATTACCTATGCCCGGGAGCGTCTCCATTCCGCCGTTCACCGGGCCGTGGATTACATCGCCGCAGCCAAGGCCGAGCACGATGTCATGGAAACCTATTACATCCCGGCCATGAATTTTGAGGCCATCAACGTCCGGCGGGATGATGTCCTGGCACAAATTTTGAAATATGCCGAGGAGTCCGGAAACGAATAA
- a CDS encoding chemotaxis protein CheW: MAKQIVVFTMGKQHYAIPMEEVLEIIRLVKITPIPKASRWIKGVISLRSAIIPVLDLAPVLGRATENVNAKQRIMVVKAGDHTAGIIVDAVEEVTFYDPEQLEFPAYLPLLENERLVQGIFKYRDALGLLINLSALVQLDH; encoded by the coding sequence ATGGCTAAACAAATCGTGGTCTTTACCATGGGGAAACAACATTATGCCATACCCATGGAGGAAGTGCTTGAAATTATCAGGCTGGTGAAAATCACTCCGATTCCTAAAGCAAGCCGGTGGATAAAAGGTGTCATCAGCCTAAGGTCTGCCATAATACCGGTTCTCGATCTTGCCCCGGTCTTAGGCCGGGCTACCGAGAATGTAAACGCCAAGCAAAGAATCATGGTGGTCAAAGCAGGTGACCACACTGCCGGAATCATTGTCGATGCCGTGGAAGAGGTAACCTTTTATGACCCGGAACAGCTTGAGTTTCCGGCATACTTACCCTTATTGGAAAACGAGCGTCTGGTGCAAGGGATTTTTAAATATAGGGATGCTCTGGGATTGCTCATCAATCTCTCCGCCCTGGTGCAATTGGACCATTAG
- a CDS encoding methyl-accepting chemotaxis protein, with the protein MKWFTNLKIRTKLLSTFMLLVLMAGLIGVLGIINLRTVDDIYSQLYEYNTVSLVEIGEIGVDFQLVRVNLRDCIINQEDQAAVAECLEKISLLDRQMNSNLVEFEKKIQTDEERKIFDSLQGNVRKYREHQNQFIQLVQEDKFNEALTLLKNKEWIQQVLEADQSIQQLTKLNIENAQLKLDSNTQTANQAMLSMIILVVVCLMFAVSMGLFMTTLISRPISELLKIVQLTAKGDLTGKIHFQAKDEIGRLAEGFRGMIFQMRELVQQIKEKSNDVADSSQMLNSSAQQTTASANENAATMAEVATTVEQITTNMQNISRISEDTAGHAGAGNEEIRKVIKQMESIANSTREVVNVINGLHEKSLEINKIVEMITQVADQTNLLALNAAIEAARAGEYGRGFAVVAEEVRKLAEQSSDATQEIKQLIASIQKESQQAVARMHDSAREVETGNNIVKEVSGNFMNIISAVQSLSTQIQDIASAIEQVTAAIQNVAASTEEQTAAMEEVSASVGALLFITQELNESVNKFRLETSGG; encoded by the coding sequence ATGAAATGGTTTACCAACTTAAAGATAAGAACCAAACTTTTGTCCACCTTTATGCTGCTGGTTCTAATGGCAGGACTGATTGGCGTGCTTGGAATTATTAATTTAAGGACCGTTGATGATATCTATTCGCAACTATACGAATACAATACCGTTTCCCTGGTGGAAATCGGGGAAATTGGCGTGGATTTTCAACTGGTAAGAGTTAATTTACGCGACTGCATCATAAATCAAGAGGATCAGGCGGCTGTGGCAGAATGTTTAGAAAAGATCAGTCTACTGGACCGGCAGATGAATAGCAATCTTGTTGAATTTGAAAAGAAGATCCAAACCGATGAGGAGCGTAAAATTTTTGATTCCTTACAAGGGAATGTAAGAAAATACCGGGAACATCAAAATCAATTTATCCAATTGGTTCAAGAAGATAAATTTAATGAAGCACTAACCTTACTGAAAAATAAGGAATGGATTCAACAGGTCCTGGAAGCAGATCAATCCATACAGCAATTAACCAAGCTTAACATAGAAAATGCCCAGCTTAAATTAGACAGCAATACCCAAACAGCCAACCAAGCCATGCTATCCATGATCATTCTGGTGGTGGTTTGCCTGATGTTTGCTGTGAGCATGGGACTTTTTATGACTACCCTGATCAGCCGACCCATCTCTGAGTTGCTGAAAATTGTTCAGCTTACCGCCAAGGGAGATCTCACCGGAAAAATTCATTTTCAGGCAAAGGATGAGATTGGCAGACTGGCAGAGGGTTTTAGAGGAATGATTTTTCAAATGCGGGAACTGGTACAACAAATTAAAGAGAAATCCAACGATGTAGCTGATTCTTCTCAAATGCTAAACTCCAGCGCCCAGCAAACCACGGCCAGTGCCAATGAAAACGCCGCCACCATGGCAGAAGTAGCCACCACAGTGGAACAAATTACCACCAATATGCAAAACATTTCTAGAATATCCGAAGATACAGCGGGTCATGCCGGTGCAGGGAATGAGGAAATCCGCAAAGTGATCAAGCAGATGGAGAGCATTGCCAACTCCACCCGGGAAGTGGTCAATGTCATCAACGGTCTTCATGAAAAATCTTTAGAAATCAATAAAATCGTTGAAATGATAACCCAGGTAGCGGATCAAACCAATTTACTGGCCTTAAACGCAGCCATTGAAGCGGCCAGAGCCGGTGAGTACGGACGCGGTTTTGCCGTGGTGGCTGAAGAAGTACGTAAATTGGCTGAACAGTCCTCGGATGCCACACAGGAAATTAAGCAGTTGATCGCATCCATTCAAAAGGAATCCCAGCAGGCAGTTGCAAGGATGCATGACAGTGCCCGGGAGGTAGAAACGGGCAACAACATTGTAAAAGAGGTAAGCGGCAATTTTATGAATATCATTAGTGCAGTACAAAGCCTATCTACACAAATTCAGGACATCGCCTCCGCCATCGAGCAGGTAACAGCCGCCATACAAAATGTAGCCGCATCCACCGAAGAACAAACTGCAGCCATGGAAGAAGTGTCCGCCTCTGTCGGCGCCCTGCTTTTCATTACCCAGGAACTAAACGAATCGGTTAATAAATTTAGGCTTGAAACAAGTGGGGGTTAG